One Euphorbia lathyris chromosome 1, ddEupLath1.1, whole genome shotgun sequence DNA segment encodes these proteins:
- the LOC136210839 gene encoding uncharacterized protein, with protein sequence MANQAHLDKMQLRQNYRNLWHTDLMRTIQVDPPYCCLSFWCGPCVSYLLRKRALYNDMRRYVCCAGYMPCSGRCGESKCPEFCLATEVFCCFGNSVASTRFLLQDEFNIQTTQCDNCIIGFMFCLSQIACIFSIVAMIVGSDELSEASQLLSCLADMVYCTVCACMQTQHKIEMDKRDGKFGPQVMAVPPVQQMSRIDQQVPPTVGYAPQAPYGQPYGYPPPAAGYPPPAYPPSDYPPPGYPPAGYPK encoded by the exons ATGGCTAATCAGGCGCATCTGGACAAGATGCAGCTCCGCCAGAATTACAGAAATCTCTGGCACACTGATCTCATGAGGACTATACAAGTTGATCCACCAT ATTGTTGCTTGTCCTTTTGGTG TGGACCATGTGTCTCATATTTGCTGCGCAAAAGAGCTCTATATAACGACATGAGAAG GTATGTGTGCTGTGCTGGATATATGCCATGCAGTGGCAGATGTGGTGAAAGCAAGTGCCCAGAATTTTGCCTTGCCACGGAG GTGTTCTGCTGCTTTGGAAATTCTGTGGCTTCTACCCGCTTTTTATTGCAGGATGAGTTCAATATTCAGACAACACAATGTGACAATTGCATCATT GGTTTTATGTTTTGCCTCTCTCAAATAGCATGCATTTTCTCCATTGTGGCAATGATTGTTGGCAGCGATGAACTTTCAGAGGCCTCTCAATTACTCTCATGTTTGGCTGACATGGTTTATTGCAC GGTTTGCGCCTGTATGCAG ACACAACACAAGATCGAAATGGACAAAAGAGATGGCAAATTCGGGCCACAAGTAATGGCAGTGCCCCCCGTTCAGCAGATGTCGCGCATCGATCAGCAGGTTCCTCCGACCGTTGGCTACGCACCGCAAGCACCATACGGACAGCCCTATGGATATCCTCCTCCTGCGGCTGGTTATCCACCTCCGGCATATCCTCCATCCGATTACCCACCACCAGGTTATCCGCCTGCAGGATATCCTAAGTGA
- the LOC136210840 gene encoding brassinosteroid-responsive RING protein 1-like has product MGFPVAYTELLLPKLLIHTLSFLGFLRKLISTLFRYLGLPDFLEPDISWPESPHRVPEFHSVSALLIREILPVVKFSDLVDPPESCAVCLYEFEDEDEIRQLTNCRHIFHRSCLDRWVDYDQKTCPLCRTTVIPDDMQDTFNERLWAAAGIPEFYEDYSQIADL; this is encoded by the coding sequence ATGGGTTTTCCCGTTGCTTACACAGAGCTTCTTCTCCCCAAACTTCTAATCCACACTCTTTCCTTCCTGGGTTTCCTCCGAAAACTCATCAGCACTCTTTTCCGCTATCTGGGTCTCCCTGATTTTCTCGAACCCGACATTTCTTGGCCCGAATCTCCTCACCGGGTCCCCGAATTTCACTCCGTCTCTGCCCTTCTTATCCGCGAGATCCTCCCCGTCGTTAAGTTTTCCGACCTCGTCGACCCGCCTGAGAGCTGCGCTGTCTGTTTGTATGagtttgaagatgaagatgagatCAGACAACTCACTAATTGCCGACATATCTTTCACCGGAGTTGCTTAGACCGGTGGGTTGATTATGATCAGAAAACATGCCCGCTTTGCCGGACGACGGTGATTCCAGATGATATGCAGGATACTTTTAATGAGAGATTATGGGCTGCTGCTGGTATTCCTGAATTTTATGAGGATTATTCCCAAATTGCAGACTTGTAA